Sequence from the Corallococcus sp. EGB genome:
CGTGTCCTTCGCCGGATCGAAGTCGTGCAGGTTGCCCAGCGCGTACCGCAGCGTGTTGCGGATCTTCCGGTAGCCCTCCGACAGCCCCTTGAGGATGGCGTCCGACAGACGCACGTCGTTGCGGTAGTCGCTCGCCGCCACCCACAGCCGCAGCACCTCCGCGCCGTACTGCTGGATGACCTTGTCCGGAGCCACCGTGTTGCCCCGGCTCTTGGACATCTTCTCGCCCTGGCCATCCACCACGAAGCCGTGCGTCAGGCATGCCTTGTAGGGCGCCACGTCGCGCGTGCCCACCGACACCAGCAGCGAGGAATGGAACCAGCCCCGGTGCTGATCACTCCCCTCCAGGAACAGGTCCGCCGGCACTCGCTGCCGCTGCGCCAGCACCGCGGACGCCATGCACGCCGAGTCGAACCACACGTCCAGGATGTCCGTCTCGCGGTGGAACTCGCCCTTGCCGCAGCGAGGACACGTGAAGTCCGCGCCCAGGAAGTCCTTCACCGGCGTGCGGTACCACACGCCCGCGCCCTCCTTCTCCACCGCCGCCGCCACCCGCTCCATCACCTCCGGCGACACCACCGCGTCGTCGCACCCGTCGCAGTACGCGATGGGGATGGGCACGCCCCAGCTGCGCTGCCGGCTGATGCACCAGTCCGGACGCCCCTCCAGCATGCCTCGGATCCGCGACTGTCCCCACGACGGCACCCACTGCACCTTGTCCACCTGCTCCAGCACCACCTGCCGGAACGTCTGCGTGCCATGGAACGGCGCATCCATGGGGATGAACCACTGGTAGGTCGCCGCCTGGATGACCGGCTGGTGGCAGCGCCAGCAGTGCGGATAGCTGTGCGTGACCGTGTCTGATTTGTCATTGAGCAGCGCGCCCCGCTGCACCAGCAACTCCAACACCACCGGGTTCGCTTCGAACACCCGCCGCCCCGCGAGCCCCTCGCCCACCGTGTCGTCGTAGCGGCCGTCCGCGCGTACCGGGTTGTAGATGTCCAGGCCGTACTTCAGGCCGACCTCGTAGTCCTCCTGGCCATGCCCCGGCGCCGTGTGCACCAGCCCCGTGCCCGCGTCCAACGTGACGTGCTCGCCCAATAGCACGCGCCCCTGCCGCACCAGGAACGGGTGCTGATACGTCACGTGCTCCAGGTCCTCGCCCGTCGCGTACGCGAGGATGCGCGACGGATCCACCAGCGCCGGAGACGACACCTCGCCCGTGGGCAACTGCACGTGTTTCACCGCGAGCTCGTCTGACTTCACCTCCGCCAGCACCTTCGCCAGCAGGTCCTTCGCCACGCAGAGGACGCGGTCCTCCAGCCGGTAGAAGACGTATTCGAACGCCGGGTTCACCGCGATGGCCAGATTGGCCGGCAGCGTCCATGGCGTGGTGGTCCAGATGACGAAGGACACGCGCTGCCCCTTCAACTGCGGCAGCCGCTCCACCAACTCCGGCCCCGCGTCGAAGGCCACATACGCGGAGGGCGACGTGTGCTCCGCGTACTCCACCTCCGCCTCCGCGAGCGCGGTCTGGTCCTGGAGGCACCACGCCACGGGCTTCTTGCGCCGGTACAACATGCCACGGCGCGCGAACGCGGCCAGCTCGCGCACCTCCTGCGCCTCGTAGCTGAAGTCGAGCGTCCGGTAGGGCGCGTCCCACGTCCCGAAGACACCCAGCCGCTGGAACTCCGTGCGCTGGATGTCCACGAACTCCAGCGCGTACTCGCGGCAGCGCTCCAACAGCGCGTCGCGCGACAGCGTGCGCTTGTCCAGCTTCTGTTCCTTGAGGCGCTTCTCCACCGCCTGCTCGATGGGCAGACCGTGCGTGTCCCAACCAGGGATGAAGTCACACGGGCGCCCGGAGAGGTTCCGGAACTTCACCACGATGTCCTTCAGCACCTTGTTGAGCGCATGCCCGGCGTGCAGGTGGCCGTTGGCGTACGGCGGCCCGTCCGCCAGCACGAAGGGCTCACGGCCCTCGTTCTTCGCCAGCAATTGCCGCCACACGTCCTGCTCCCGCCACCAGGCGAGCAGGCGCGGTTCGAGCTGGCCCAGGTTCCCCTTCATGGGGAACTCCGTGCGCGGCAGGTGGACGGTGGCGTCGAGGTCCTTGCGGGAGGAGGCGTCGCTCATGGCTGGCTGCGCCCGTAACACCCTCCCGCCGGTCCTTCAATCCACGCGCGGACTCACTCGTCGCCGTGGTCGTGCGCGTGCGGCTGGGACGCGGACTTGCCCTTGCTCTTGGGGCACTTCTTGGCGCACTTCGCCTTCGCGGCCTGGAACACCTTCGTGCACTTCTGGTTGCACGCCATGTCCTTGGCGGGGCACTTCTGCGTACAGGCCTGGGTGGCGGGGGCGGCGTTGAGGGCGCACTTCTCGTCGCACGACTGCGCGAGCACCCGCGGCGCCACCAGCACCGCGCCCAGCGCCATCAGTCCCAGCCAGCCCCGCACCGCGATTCGCGTCGTCATGTCGGTCTCGTGTTCCTCTTCCCGCGGCGTCACTCGCCCGGGGTCAACCCATCGTCCGGCGCCGCCGCCCGGCGCACCAGCCGCACCGCCACCGGACCGTCCTTGGTGACCCCCAGGTTGAGCGCGACCTCCTCCGTGGAGGACTTGAACACGCGGGGTTGGATCTCCTTGTACCCCGCCTTGGTGAGCGCCTCACGGTAGAAGGCCTCCACGTCGGCGACCGTCTTGCCCGTCACCGAGTAGCTCACCGTGCGCGAGCCCTCCGTCTCCGCCGTCAGCACTCCAGCGCCGCCGGGAAAGACAGGCAGCCCGGCGGGCTTCGGAGCCTTCGCCTCGCCCAGGTTCGCCTGCCCCAGGAACACCGTGGTGGTGCCGTCCGGGTTCACCTGGAGGATGGCCGTGTAGGAGATGAAGTTGCGCGTATCGAGGCCGGTCACCATCGGCTCGCGCAGGAGCTGCGGCTGCCGGTACGCCTCCGGCACCATGAAGCCCCAGGACTCGAAGCGGTCCACCACACTCTGGAGGATGACCTGCGCCTTCTCCTTGCTGCGCACCGCGAGCAGCTTCACCGGCACGCCATTGGCGTCCACCTGCCCCGGCACGTCCACGACGCTGACGGTCTTTGGGATGTCCCAGGTGAAGTTGGCCCGCTGGGCCCAGGCAGGTGCCGAAAAGCCCATCACCAATGCCAGGGCCGCCCCACGAATCGCGCGCATCATCCGGCCCCTCCTCCTAACCGTGGTGGGACCGGGCGGCCTTCACGGACTTGCCCGACTTCGGGCCCGTGTCGCCCTCCGGCTTGGGGCAGCGGGCCTTGCACTGGTTGAACTGGGCCTGGAACTTCTTCGCGCAGCGCGCGGAGCAGGTGCGGCTGCTGTCCTTCGCCGACCCTGGGTCGCTGGGTGCCGGGCAGGCGGTGATGCACGCGTTGAGCGTGTCCCCGTTCTTCGTCGCGCAGTCCGTGTTGCACGAATTGCTGTCCGCGCGCGCGGGAGACGCGGCCAGGCACATGCCCAGCACCAACGCCAGCACTCCACCCGACAGCAGGCTTCGCTTCTTCATCTTCAGCAATCCTTTCCAAGGAAACAGCCATGACGGTCCAGGTAGCCCAGGCCGTAATGGGGCGTGGTGATGCCAATCAGCGCGCCAGGCGACGTGTTCCACAGGTTGCCCAGGGGCGCGGGCCTCATGAAGTACTGCATGAAGTTGCTCTCCTCACCCGCCGCGCTCATCCAGAAGGTGTTCTCCCGCTGCATCAAGACCAGGGGCGGCAGCGGGTTCATGAAGAGGGCATCCATCGCCAGGAAGCTGGCGTAGGTCGGGATGGGCAGCGTGGTGGGCTCGTAGACGAGCTTCGTGGACAGGTAGAAGGCAGCATTGGTGCAAGGCACTGCCATGTCCTGGAACAGCAGACAGGTGGTGGTCTCCTCCTCGCTCGCCAGGCCCCAGTCGTCCACAAGCATGGAGAAGCGGCCCCGGCAGGTGCCCCCCACCGCGCGGCCAATGCCACACACCTGGATGTTGGCGTGGACCGCATCCTGGTGCTGCTCGTTGTAGAGCCCGGTCTCCGAGCTCTGGTCCAGGAACCGGGTGGGGATGTTCCAGGAGCTCAGGTTCGCCTGGGACGTGCAGGACGCGCCGCCCTGGTCGCGATAGACCAGCCGAGTCAGGACAGGGCCATTCCAGCCCAGGTCCCCGTTGCCGCCACAGCTGACACGCAAGTCCGAGCCACGCGTGAAGACCTGGGTAATGGTGTCGCCGTGGTTGACGGACGACAAGCCGTTGAAGTCCGCGTAACGCGCTTGTGCGTCCTCGCCCCCCCGCACCATGGAGTCACGCGCGGGTCCGAAGTCAGACGTGAGCAGACTGTGCATCCGGCCGTGCGTACCGTTCCACAGCGCGGACACGGCGGCCTCCTGCACCTTCAGCGACAGGAAGCCCACCTCCGCGAAGTGGATGCCGAACACCAGGATGGTGACGAACAGTGTGACGCCGAGGGCCGCCTCCACGATGGACTGGCCCCGCGCCTGCCGGGAGTGACGAGAAAGATGGCGGTGCATCACTGGAACCCCCTGAAGCCCACGCGCTGCAGCTCGCGGATGGTCTGGGCGGAGGACGGCGAGCTGGCCCCCAGCGCGTTGATGGCGTCATTGATGCCCGTGTCGTCCGTGTCCACCGGCACCAGCGTGGCGCGCCAGTACGGGTTGAGCAGGTTGGGCGGCTCGCTCCAGTGGGACACGCCCAGGCTGCTTCCGCGATGGTAGTACGCGATGCCCGTGGACAGCGCGGTCTGGATGCCCAGCGGCGTAACGCCGTCCGCCATGGTGGCGCTGCGGTTGTCGAACTTGCCCGCGTTCGGGTCCGGGTTGCTCGCCTTGAAGCGGAAGCGGAACGCCAGGTTCCATGGGTCCTGCTCCATCGCGGACATGTTGCTGCGGTCGCGCTGGATGACCGCGAAGTTCTTCGGCTGCCCGTAGTTGTTGTCCGAGCCACCGGGCCACAGCTCCGTCAGGTTGTAGTCCATGAATGGCGGCCAGATGCCCGGACAGCTCGACGGACCGCCCAGGCACGGCGCCAGCATGTGCCGCGCGAAGGGCGCCGGGTCCGTGCCGCCAAACCACATATGCGTGGGCGTGGGCATGACGCCACCGGAGGCCGCGAACAGGGCAAGGGTCGGGACCGTGCCGCCCACCATCACCGGGCACGGCGGCCCACCGCCATGCGCGATGTGGTTGTAGATGAAGGCCACTTCCCCCTCGTCCTCGGCCGTGACGGCGGGCGCGTAGGGAGGAAAGAGCCCGTACTGGAGGATCGGCTTGCCGAAGTGGGCCGTGCCTGCGGCGAACGGGAGCGTGACGATGTCCGGTGGCATGATGACGAAGGCCAGGTTCGCCTCGTGCGCGACGTACTCCGGGAGCATGCGCGACGTGACGAAGGTGAAGCCGCGGCTGCCCATGGCCGCGTCCACGCTGTGGGCCACCGTCATCGGCAGCGGATCACAGACCGCGCCGCCACCCAAGCACACCGTGTTGTCCGACAGCTCCTTCTTGGAGATGTTGCCCGCGGGCGGCGCCAGCCACCCCGCGTCGTGCGGGTTCCGGCCTGGCAGCAGGTCTCTCAGGATGTCCTCGGCGAAGCCCTGGTTGTTCACCTTGTCCTTGAGGTCGCTGAAGTCCTTATACGAGGAGGCATACAGCGCGCCCGCCGCCAGCTGGTGCAGGCGCATCTGCAGGCCCACCATGGGGTCCAGGGACTGGAAGACGGCCTCCACGCGCAGGTCCTCGCGCTGCAGCTTCGTCATCAACCGGCCCAGGTCCGACACGCCGCGCGTGCCACACCGGCACATGCGGGCGCAGAAGCCGTTGTTCCAGGCGCAGGGACAGCCGGCGATGGCGAAGGCCTGGTACACGGGCACCCACGCCCCGTAGCCCGCCTTCGCCGCGTTCAATTCACCGCGGTAGAGGCTCGCCCAGTTCAAGAGGCTGGCCGCGCCGGCGTTCGCCACCATGTGGGCGATCTCCGCGCGGTTGGACACGGCGATGGTGTTGAACGTGCGCGCCGTGGCCACCGCGTTGGAGTACGCGGCCGCGTCCGCCACCGTCTGCACCTCGATGCGCTCGCGAACCTTCATGGTGAAGGACAGCGTGAGGGCCACCATCAGCAGGAGCAACAGCATGCTGAGGACGAACAACACCAGGGTCTGACCGCGCTGGGGGGAGGAGCGCTTCATGGCTTTCACCGGGGGCAGTTCATGCTCGCGAAGTACTTCGCCTTCACGGGCGTCATCATTCGCATGGTGAACGTGGTGATGATGGGGAAGACGTACTGCCGGGCGTTCACGCGGTCCGCCAGCTCCGCCGCCAGCTCGCCGTCCAGCACGTGCGAAGGCGTCACGTCCGTGCCGTTCCAGTTGGCGTTGCGCTCGGCGACGAGCAGCGGGTTCGCGTCCGTGTAGGGCCGCAGGCCGAAGTGCGCCAGGAACATGCGCGACATCACCCAGTTGGCGAACGGGATGCGCAGCGGGTACCAGAACACCAGCTGCACCTCCAGCCGCCGCAGGTGCCCCGGCCGGTCGAAGTCGCTGTCCTCCGGGCTGTCCACGCCGCCGCCCGCCAGGTCGCGCAAAATCCACACGATGCTGCGGTTGTGCACGCCGTCCAGGCCCGGGCCCGGGCCGCCGGTGCCCGCGTAGCGGTTGTTCATCCGCGCCGCGAACGCGTCCGCCAACAACCGGGGCGCGTCCGAACCCGTGCCGCGCCCCAGGGGTCCGTTGAGCGAGCCCGTCCCCTGCCCCATGAACGAGTGGAAGGTCGGAATCAGCGCCAGGATGGCCGCGTGGGTCATCCGCTCGCAGTCCCCGTGCGCCACGCTGCCCGCGCGCGTCGCCCGGAAGGCCGCGTAGTGCGTCATCACCCGCGCCTGCATCATCAGGAAGAGCTGCAGCGCCCCCAGAATCAGGAACGTCACCAGGGGCAGCGACAACGCCGCCTCCACCAGCGCCTGGCCGGATTCGCCTGATTCACGGGGGGATCGTGGGCTCATACAGGGGGCCATCCTGCGGGACGGGGGAACCTCGCAGTATCCGTCAAGTGACCGCCGACACGCCGCGTCGCGGTCCAAAGGGGACCCGGAGTGTCTCAGAGGACGGGCCCCGTGGAAACTTCCCGGGGATGTGTCACCCGCAGTAAAAACCATGCAACGGCGATGTTTCAGCGCGGTTTCAGGCCCTTGGCGTCCAGCTGATACTTCTTCACCAGCCGCTCGATGGACTTGCGGTGCAGGCCGCTCTCCCGGGCGGCGCGGGACAGGTTGCCCTCGCAGCGGGTGAGGACGCTGGTGACGTACTCGCGCTCGAAGTTCTCCAGGAGCTGCTCCTTGGCGTCCTTGAAGGCCAGGTGCTCGTTGAAGGGCAGCGGGCCCTCGCGGGCCTGGCCCCGGATGCGCGGGGGCAGGTGGGCCGGCAATATCTCCTCGCCCTCGGAGAAGGTCAGCACGTGGGAGAGGACGTTCATCAGCTCGCGCACGTTGCCGGGCCAGGCGTAGGCCATGAGCAGCCCCAGGGCCTCCGCGGAGAAGCGCTTGCGGCCGTGCTTCTCCACCACCTCCGGCTCCGCCAGCGCCTGCTTGAGGATGAGCGGGATGTCGTCCCGGCGCTGGCGCAGGGGCGGCAGCTGGATGTGGATGACGGACAGGCGGAAGTAGAGGTCCTCGCGGAAGTTGCCCGCGGCGATCTCCTTCACCAGGTCGCGGTGGGTGGCGGCGATGACGCGGCAGTCCACCTCGATGACGTCGTTGCCGCCCACGCGGCGCACCTCGCGGTTCTCCAGCACGCGCAGGAGCTTGGGCTGCAGGTCCAGGCGCAATTCGCCCAGCTCGTCCAGGAAGATGGTGCCCCCTTGCGCGCGCTCGAAGGCGCCGGGGCGGCTGGACGTGGCGCCGGTGAAGGCGCCCTTCTCGTGGCCAAACAGCTCGCTCTCGATGAGGTTGGGCGGGATGGCGCCGCAGTCCAGCACCACCATGGGGCCCTTCTTGCGGCCGGACAGCTCATGGATGGCGCTGGAGACCAGCTCCTTCCCCGTGCCCGTCTCCCCCTGGATGATGACGGAGACGTCCATGGGCGCGATGCGTTTGATCAGCCCGAACACCTGCCGCATCTTCACGCTCTGGCCCACCATGCCGCACAGCTCGCCCTCGCGGTCGGGCTCCACCGCCACCTCTTCGTCCAGGGGCGCGAAGGTGATGACGGAGGACCCGGCGCGGATCTGCGAGCCCGGGGACAGGTAGGCCCGTTCAATCCGCCGGCCGTCCAGGAAGGTGCCGTTGGTGGAGTTCAGGTCCACCAGCAGGTGGCCGCGCTCGGTGTACTGGACCTCGAAGTGGTGACGGCTGGCGGTGCGGTCCTCCACCAGCACCAGGTCGTTGCCCGGGTGGGCCCCGCAGCGCAGCCGCTCCTTGTCGCTGACCATGGAGCGCCCGGTGTCCGGCCCTGACGTCACCACGAGCCGGCACTTGTGCAGCTTCACGGTGGCGCGCGGATCCACCACCAGTGTCTCCCCCAGGAGGGGGGACTGGGACGACAGTTCAAGGCCGACGTCTCCGGGGTTGGTGTGGATGTCGTCGGGATGCGGGTTGGGGGCGGTCATCAGTGAACGCGAGGATAGCAAAGGGTGCCCACGGGCCGTGCCTCCACGCCCGCGCGTGCTAGTGTCGCGCGCCCCGCATGCCCCCCCGAAAATCCCAGCCGAAGAAGGCGCCCGTCCCGCCTGGCGCGCAGGCACCCGAGCGCGGTGACGCACCGCGACCCAAGCGGCCCCGCGCGAAGAAGACCGTGGCCATCCTGTCCCGCAAGCGCTCGCTGTATTCGACGCGCCGGCTGGTGGAGGCCGTCAAGGCGCGGGGCCACCGGGCGCTCGTCTTCGACACGCTGCGCTGCTGCCTGCTGCTGGCCCAAGGCCAGCCGCGCATGACCTACCGCGGCGCGGAGGTGAAGGGCGTGGACGTGGTGATTCCGCGCATCGGCGCGTCCATCACCGCGTACGGCCTGGCGGTGGTGAACCACTTCGAGATGATGGACGTGCCGGTGCTCAACCCGCCCACGGCCATCGCGCGCAGCCGCGACAAGCTGCGCGCGCTCCAGTTCCTCGCCCGCGCGGGCCTGGACATGCCCCGCACGGTGATGGCCCACGACCGCGGCAACGTGCGCAAGCTGGTGCAGGAGGTGGGCGGCCTGCCGGTCATCATCAAGCTGATCAAGGGCACCCAGGGTGTGGGCGTGATGATCGCCCACACCTTGCCGGAGGTGCAGACCATCCTCGACACCTTCTGGGACCTGGGCCAGGAGATCGTCCTCCAGGAGTTCGTCGCGGAGAGCGAGGGCCGCGACGTGCGCGCGCTGGTGGTGGGCGACACGGTGGTGGGCGCCATGCGCCGCAAGGCGAAGAAGGGCGAGTTCCGCTCCAACATCCACCGCGGCGGCGAGGGCCGCGCCATCACCCTGCCCCCCGACTACATGGAGGCCGCGGTGAAGGCGGCGCGCATCATCGGCCTGGAGGTCGCGGGCGTGGACATGCTGGAGGGCCGCGAAGGCCCACGCCTGATGGAGATCAACTCCAGCCCCGGCTTCGAGGGCCTGGAGGGCGCCACCGGCAAGGACATCGCGGGCCACATCGTGGAGCACGCGTTGGTGTACGCGGGGACCCGGGCCAGCGCGTTGCGCACGCGGGCGGGCCGCGCGTCCTGAAGCGAAGTGTCGCGTCGTGAGCAGGCGCGCGAGCACGACCTGCGTGCCTGCCCGCCTGCTCCATGGCGTGCGTGCGGGGCCTCACGGTGCGCACGGCGCCTTGGATGCTCCTCAGGAATACGGGAATGCATCCCGGCGCGGATTGTCAGGGGGTGTTGGCAGCGGCGGGGATGCGCCTCTAATCTGGCGACCCCCGATGAAAACGCTGCACAAGCCGCTGCAGATCACCGTCTACCAGGATGTGCTTTGCGCCTGGTGCTACCTCGCCGACCAACGGTTGGAGGTGCTTCGCCAGGAGTTTGGCGAAGCCGTCCGCTGGAGCGTGCGTCCCTATCCCCTGCGTCTTCACGACGTGCTGCCCACGGAGCGCGAAGTGCGCGGGCTGGTGGAAGAGGTGAAGCGCGCGCAGCGCGAGCCCGACCCCACCGCGTCGCTGCTCTCCACGGACCTGTGGCTGGGCGGTGATCCGCCGCGCTCCAGCGTACCGGCGCTGGCGGCGCTGGAGGCGGCGCGGTTGCAGGGTCCGCAGGCGCGGGCCTTCCTCGCGCGGGCCATGCAGCGGGCCGCGCTGGAGCAGGGCGTCAACGTGTCGCGCTCGGACGTGGTGTTCGAGCTGGCGTCGCGCGTGGGCCTGTCCATGAACCAGTTCTCCGCGGCCTTCCGTTCCGAGGAGACGCGCCGGCTCATCTACGACGAGCACCGGCTGGCCGGCAGCCGCGGCGTGCGCGGCGTGCCCACGCTCGTGCTGGGCGGCCGGTGGATGCTGTGCGGCCTGCGCGAGCTGTCCGAGTACCGCGAGCACATCCTCGCGTGCCTGGGCAAGGTCGCCGTGCCCCGCTCGGGGTCCTCCGAGCGGCTGGTGCACTGAGGTCCCCCCGCGCGCCTTCGCTTTGGATCCGCGAAGGCGCGCACTCCCGACCTCCCGAGTCGTCAGCCCCGGGAGGACTCCGAGGCATCCGCCCAGGGCGAGCGCACGGTCAGGTACATCCCCGCGATGAGCATCTGGGCCAGCGCCATGCCAGGGATGAAGCCAACGCAGCACAGGACAAGCCCCAGCAGCATGACGGCTCCCGTCATGAAGCCCACGCCCAGCATGGACAGCCGCTGCCCCCGCGCCGCTCCCCAGCAGCGGCGCAGCACCTCGACGGGTGAGGGCGGCGTGTCGTTGAAGGCGAGCTCCGGCTGGACCAGGTACAGCGGCAGCAGCAGGTACGTGAGGGGCCCCACCAACACCAGGAACGCCAGCCCCAGCACGCCCAGGAAGGGCGCCACCGCGTCCCGGATTGCCTGCGGCGAGGCGCCCGCGCCCGGGATGTCGCTCACCGACAGGCCCAGGACCGCGGCCACGAGGATGCCCAGGAGGGCCAGGACGAGCACCACCCCGAAGGAGATGGCGAAGAGCAGGAGCATCGTCAGCGCGTAGGGCACCGCCTTGTTCATCTGGCTGAAGAGGCGCGCCAGGTCCGCTCGGCCTCCCTCCAGCACGTCGAAGCACACGCGCAGGAAGCCCAGTTGCATCAGGCCCTGCACCAGCTGCTGCGCCACGAGCCCCACGACGGCCAGCACCGCGGTGAGGACGACGCTGTCCAGCGAGCCTCCAATGGTCGTGGCCAGGTTGACGAGCATCTGTGCGCCGAAGGACACGCCCAGGGAGATCAACGTCGCGACGGACAGCATGACCCACTCGCGCTGGAACGCCACCGAGCACACGTCCCACAGCTTGCCGACGGACCACTTCTCCCGCCGCAGCGGGAACGTGTCCCCGAAGCGCTCCCGGCACGTGGGGCAGTGCTCCAACGCGCCGGACTCGCCGCAGGCGCCGCACATGAAGTTTCCGCAACGCGCGCAGGTGCCCGTGGCCTCTCGCCCCGGGTGCTGCGCGCAGGACGCTCCGACCGCGCGTCCGAAGTCCACATCCGACATCCGCATGCCTCCCAGCGCGGCGTCTCAGGGCCGCGATCCGGGTGTCATATCAGGCGGGCCCCTTCCCCTCCCGGCGGGCGGGCGGCGTTCCGGATGAATTAACGGGGAGGCCAGCCGTCGGTGGGGCCAAGAGGTTGCGGAGCGGGACGCTTTGAGGGTCCACTTCCGCGCCAGGAGACCCATCATGAACCGCTTGCTCGCCCTGGTCGTCCCCCTCGCCCTGTTGATGGGGACGGGCTGTGTCGTCGAGGCCCACTCGCACCGCCCCGTCCGCCGCGTGGCCTACGTCGAGCCCGCCCCCGTGGTGCAGTACCGGTTCGCCGGCGCGCACCCCGTCCCCGACGACTACGGCGGTGGCTGGTGCCCGGAGGACTACGCCCACGTCCACGACTACCAGCCGCCCCAGGCGTCCTACGTCTACACGGACGACGTGT
This genomic interval carries:
- the ileS gene encoding isoleucine--tRNA ligase — encoded protein: MSDASSRKDLDATVHLPRTEFPMKGNLGQLEPRLLAWWREQDVWRQLLAKNEGREPFVLADGPPYANGHLHAGHALNKVLKDIVVKFRNLSGRPCDFIPGWDTHGLPIEQAVEKRLKEQKLDKRTLSRDALLERCREYALEFVDIQRTEFQRLGVFGTWDAPYRTLDFSYEAQEVRELAAFARRGMLYRRKKPVAWCLQDQTALAEAEVEYAEHTSPSAYVAFDAGPELVERLPQLKGQRVSFVIWTTTPWTLPANLAIAVNPAFEYVFYRLEDRVLCVAKDLLAKVLAEVKSDELAVKHVQLPTGEVSSPALVDPSRILAYATGEDLEHVTYQHPFLVRQGRVLLGEHVTLDAGTGLVHTAPGHGQEDYEVGLKYGLDIYNPVRADGRYDDTVGEGLAGRRVFEANPVVLELLVQRGALLNDKSDTVTHSYPHCWRCHQPVIQAATYQWFIPMDAPFHGTQTFRQVVLEQVDKVQWVPSWGQSRIRGMLEGRPDWCISRQRSWGVPIPIAYCDGCDDAVVSPEVMERVAAAVEKEGAGVWYRTPVKDFLGADFTCPRCGKGEFHRETDILDVWFDSACMASAVLAQRQRVPADLFLEGSDQHRGWFHSSLLVSVGTRDVAPYKACLTHGFVVDGQGEKMSKSRGNTVAPDKVIQQYGAEVLRLWVAASDYRNDVRLSDAILKGLSEGYRKIRNTLRYALGNLHDFDPAKDTVPGDKLLPLDQWARGRLAQVAARVRQAYEDYEFHLVYATVVDFCANDLSAVYFDILKDRLYTAKQDGPARRGAQTVLHEVLTVLLPLLAPVMSFTAEEAWQHLPGERAKSVFLAGFAEAQASMPPELEARYAKLFAVRSAVQGVLEVARRDKRIGASLEARVVLSATGAVREVLEAHLAELPGLFIVSQVELANAPSESAKALDVSQFFGDGVSLSVEVLPALGTKCPRCWVYSETVGQGDDVCLKCREALGPR
- a CDS encoding TadE/TadG family type IV pilus assembly protein; its protein translation is MHRHLSRHSRQARGQSIVEAALGVTLFVTILVFGIHFAEVGFLSLKVQEAAVSALWNGTHGRMHSLLTSDFGPARDSMVRGGEDAQARYADFNGLSSVNHGDTITQVFTRGSDLRVSCGGNGDLGWNGPVLTRLVYRDQGGASCTSQANLSSWNIPTRFLDQSSETGLYNEQHQDAVHANIQVCGIGRAVGGTCRGRFSMLVDDWGLASEEETTTCLLFQDMAVPCTNAAFYLSTKLVYEPTTLPIPTYASFLAMDALFMNPLPPLVLMQRENTFWMSAAGEESNFMQYFMRPAPLGNLWNTSPGALIGITTPHYGLGYLDRHGCFLGKDC
- a CDS encoding pilus assembly protein TadG-related protein: MKRSSPQRGQTLVLFVLSMLLLLLMVALTLSFTMKVRERIEVQTVADAAAYSNAVATARTFNTIAVSNRAEIAHMVANAGAASLLNWASLYRGELNAAKAGYGAWVPVYQAFAIAGCPCAWNNGFCARMCRCGTRGVSDLGRLMTKLQREDLRVEAVFQSLDPMVGLQMRLHQLAAGALYASSYKDFSDLKDKVNNQGFAEDILRDLLPGRNPHDAGWLAPPAGNISKKELSDNTVCLGGGAVCDPLPMTVAHSVDAAMGSRGFTFVTSRMLPEYVAHEANLAFVIMPPDIVTLPFAAGTAHFGKPILQYGLFPPYAPAVTAEDEGEVAFIYNHIAHGGGPPCPVMVGGTVPTLALFAASGGVMPTPTHMWFGGTDPAPFARHMLAPCLGGPSSCPGIWPPFMDYNLTELWPGGSDNNYGQPKNFAVIQRDRSNMSAMEQDPWNLAFRFRFKASNPDPNAGKFDNRSATMADGVTPLGIQTALSTGIAYYHRGSSLGVSHWSEPPNLLNPYWRATLVPVDTDDTGINDAINALGASSPSSAQTIRELQRVGFRGFQ
- a CDS encoding TadE/TadG family type IV pilus assembly protein, translating into MSPRSPRESGESGQALVEAALSLPLVTFLILGALQLFLMMQARVMTHYAAFRATRAGSVAHGDCERMTHAAILALIPTFHSFMGQGTGSLNGPLGRGTGSDAPRLLADAFAARMNNRYAGTGGPGPGLDGVHNRSIVWILRDLAGGGVDSPEDSDFDRPGHLRRLEVQLVFWYPLRIPFANWVMSRMFLAHFGLRPYTDANPLLVAERNANWNGTDVTPSHVLDGELAAELADRVNARQYVFPIITTFTMRMMTPVKAKYFASMNCPR
- a CDS encoding sigma 54-interacting transcriptional regulator, yielding MTAPNPHPDDIHTNPGDVGLELSSQSPLLGETLVVDPRATVKLHKCRLVVTSGPDTGRSMVSDKERLRCGAHPGNDLVLVEDRTASRHHFEVQYTERGHLLVDLNSTNGTFLDGRRIERAYLSPGSQIRAGSSVITFAPLDEEVAVEPDREGELCGMVGQSVKMRQVFGLIKRIAPMDVSVIIQGETGTGKELVSSAIHELSGRKKGPMVVLDCGAIPPNLIESELFGHEKGAFTGATSSRPGAFERAQGGTIFLDELGELRLDLQPKLLRVLENREVRRVGGNDVIEVDCRVIAATHRDLVKEIAAGNFREDLYFRLSVIHIQLPPLRQRRDDIPLILKQALAEPEVVEKHGRKRFSAEALGLLMAYAWPGNVRELMNVLSHVLTFSEGEEILPAHLPPRIRGQAREGPLPFNEHLAFKDAKEQLLENFEREYVTSVLTRCEGNLSRAARESGLHRKSIERLVKKYQLDAKGLKPR
- a CDS encoding RimK family alpha-L-glutamate ligase, with product MPPRKSQPKKAPVPPGAQAPERGDAPRPKRPRAKKTVAILSRKRSLYSTRRLVEAVKARGHRALVFDTLRCCLLLAQGQPRMTYRGAEVKGVDVVIPRIGASITAYGLAVVNHFEMMDVPVLNPPTAIARSRDKLRALQFLARAGLDMPRTVMAHDRGNVRKLVQEVGGLPVIIKLIKGTQGVGVMIAHTLPEVQTILDTFWDLGQEIVLQEFVAESEGRDVRALVVGDTVVGAMRRKAKKGEFRSNIHRGGEGRAITLPPDYMEAAVKAARIIGLEVAGVDMLEGREGPRLMEINSSPGFEGLEGATGKDIAGHIVEHALVYAGTRASALRTRAGRAS
- a CDS encoding DsbA family protein, which encodes MKTLHKPLQITVYQDVLCAWCYLADQRLEVLRQEFGEAVRWSVRPYPLRLHDVLPTEREVRGLVEEVKRAQREPDPTASLLSTDLWLGGDPPRSSVPALAALEAARLQGPQARAFLARAMQRAALEQGVNVSRSDVVFELASRVGLSMNQFSAAFRSEETRRLIYDEHRLAGSRGVRGVPTLVLGGRWMLCGLRELSEYREHILACLGKVAVPRSGSSERLVH